In Penaeus monodon isolate SGIC_2016 chromosome 41, NSTDA_Pmon_1, whole genome shotgun sequence, a single genomic region encodes these proteins:
- the LOC119598422 gene encoding cuticle collagen 7-like, which translates to MICPGPQGRPGDESRLPGDARIVSPAREPPGDRAGGGRLPKGPPGIVVACPEGLPPKRPPAPGNLPGAQEAPASRETPWKTARRGRAGKTACPGPGAKEKKRVGDRL; encoded by the exons ATGATTTGTCCCGGGCCCCAAGGACGCCCCGGGGATGAGTCGCGCCTCCCCGGGGACGCCCGGATAGTCTCGCCTGCCCGGGAACCCCCCGGA GACAGGGCCGGAGGGGGCCGCCTCCCCAAAGGACCCCCGGGGATAGTCGTCGCCTGCCCGGAAGGACTCCCTCCCAAAAGGCCCCCGGCCCCAGGAAACCTGCCGGGGGCGCAGGAGGCCCCTGCCTCCCGGGAAACGCCCTGGAAAACTGCCCGCCGGGGACGCGCAGGAAAAACTGCCTGCCCGGGGCCGGGCGCGAAGGAAAAGAAACGGGTGGGTGATAGACTTTAA